A window from Mangifera indica cultivar Alphonso chromosome 2, CATAS_Mindica_2.1, whole genome shotgun sequence encodes these proteins:
- the LOC123208775 gene encoding LOB domain-containing protein 20 produces MAHSESRRRGSGKRASSVTLPGTVSSTSLSPSQLPAPAAPCGACKFLRRKCVSGCIFAPHFGTDQGAARFAAVHKVFGASNVSKLLLHIPVNRRHDAVVTISYEAQARLSDPVYGCVSTILALQQQVGSLQAELAMVQGQLLNSQFAMANALQNSPQQQQHQQPQQPQQHVGVIQPAYSNSSSVSTNFINMSNFASNFDLVAETGVSVPSSQSMDHFHELSRPALDDEEDEEESQIPLMFNNDQINLSRR; encoded by the exons ATGGCTCATTCCGAATCCCGACGTCGAGGCTCCGGTAAGCGTGCCTCATCCGTTACATTACCTGGGACTGTCTCATCCACATCACTGTCACCATCACAATTACCAGCACCTGCAGCACCTTGTGGTGCATGCAAATTCCTGAGGAGAAAATGCGTTAGTGGGTGTATTTTTGCACCCCACTTTGGCACTGACCAAGGAGCTGCCCGGTTTGCCGCTGTGCACAAAGTGTTTGGTGCTAGTAACGTGTCCAAGCTTTTGTTACACATTCCGGTGAACCGCCGCCACGACGCTGTGGTTACAATTTCTTATGAGGCTCAGGCACGCCTCTCGGATCCTGTTTACGGCTGTGTCTCCACCATACTTGCCTTACAGCAACag GTGGGATCTCTTCAGGCCGAGCTAGCGATGGTGCAAGGTCAACTGCTGAACAGCCAGTTCGCGATGGCGAACGCCCTACAGAACTCCCCCCAGCAGCAGCAGCATCAGCAGCCACAGCAACCGCAGCAGCATGTGGGGGTGATACAGCCCGCCTACTCAAACAGCTCTTCAGTCTCTACCAACTTCATCAACATGAGCAATTTCGCCTCCAACTTCGACCTCGTAGCTGAAACTGGTGTGTCAGTGCCGTCTTCCCAGAGCATGGATCACTTCCATGAGCTCTCTCGGCCTGCCCTCGATgacgaagaagatgaagaagagagCCAGATTCCTTTAATGTTTAATAATGATCAGATAAATCTTAGCAGGAGATAA
- the LOC123209806 gene encoding probable zinc metalloprotease EGY1, chloroplastic isoform X1: protein MGTLATSSFTLHSFPLNARTLKLFNFNNSSSLSYHYFPSKRLSYRTLNSRNSCRFRCFCSHNNDVEKREDSLSNDSGVKTVTPDEADEKKIDEFGSDNTPTSVSSRPPTRSPNGPDYNNFQVDSFKLMELLGPEKVDPADVKLIKGKLFGYSTFWVTKEEPFGDLGEGILFLGNLRGNRENVFAKLQRQLAEVTGEKYNLFMVEEPNSEGSDPRGGPRVSFGLLRKEVSEPGPTTLWQYVIAFLLFLLTIGSSVELGIASQINRLPAEVVKYFTDPNAVDPPDVELLYPFVETALPLAYGVLGVLLFHEVGHFLAAFPKKVKLSIPYFIPNITLGSFGAITQFKSILPDRSTKVDVSLAGPFAGAALSFSMFAVGLLLSSNPNAAGDLVQVPSSLFQGSLLLGLISRATLGYAAMHASTVSIHPLVIAGWCGLTTSAFNMLPVGCLDGGRAVQGAFGRSALVGFGLTTYTLLGLGVIGGPLSLPWGIYVLICQRTPEKPCLNDVTEVGTWRKAFVAVSILLVLLTLFPVWDELAEELGIGLVTTF from the exons ATGGGAACTCTCGCCACTTCCTCTTTCACTCTGCATTCATTCCCTCTAAACGCTCGCACACTTAAGCTCTTTAACTTCAATaactcttcttctttatcttatCATTATTTCCCCAGCAAACGGCTTTCTTATAGGACTCTGAATTCTCGAAATAGTTGTAGGTTTAGGTGTTTTTGTTCACATAATAACGATGTAGAGAAGCGTGAGGATAGTTTATCCAATGATTCTGGTGTTAAAACGGTTACGCCTGATGAAGCAGATGAGAAAAAGATTGATGAATTTGGTTCTGACAACACACCCACTTCTGTTTCTTCAAGG CCACCGACTAGATCTCCAAATGGACCAGACTATAATAATTTCCAAGTTGATTCTTTCAAGCTAATGGAACTTTTGGGACCCGAAAAGGTTGACCCAGCTGATGTGAAGCTAATCAAGGGTAAACTTTTTGGTTATTCAACATTCTGGGTAACCAAAGAAGAACCATTTGGAGATCTTGGGGAGGGCATTCTTTTTCTTGGAAATTTAAGGGGAAATAGAGAAAATGTATTTGCAAAACTTCAAAGACAGCTTGCTGAGGTTACAGGTGAGAAATACAACTTATTTATGGTGGAGGAACCCAATTCCGAAGGGTCAGATCCACGTGGTGGACCTCGTGTTAGCTTTGGCTTGCTGCGGAAAGAGGTCTCTGAACCTGGGCCAACAACACTTTGGCAATATGTGATTGCTTTCTTGTTATTCCTTTTGACCATTGGTTCCTCTGTGGAGTTAGGAATTGCATCTCAG ATCAATAGACTTCCTGCAGAGGTAGTGAAATACTTCACTGATCCAAATGCTGTTGATCCACCTGATGTGGAGCTTCTATACCCTTTTGTAGAGACTGCTTTGCCCCTAGCATATGGTGTCTTGGGGGTTTTGCTATTTCAC GAAGTGGGCCACTTTTTGGCTGCTTTTCCGAAGAAAGTAAAATTGAGCATTCCTTATTTCATTCCAAACATCACTCTTGGCAGCTTTGGTGCAATCACTCAG TTCAAATCCATCCTTCCTGATCGTAGTACAAAAGTTGACGTTTCACTTGCGGGTCCATTTGCTGGTGCTGCATTGTCTTTTTCAATGTTTGCTGTTGGCCTTTTGCTGTCATCAAATCCAAATGCTGCAGGAGACTTGGTGCAGGTTCCGAGCTCACTGTTTCAAGGATCTTTGCTCCTAGGTCTCATCAGTAGAGCTACTCTTGGTTATGC AGCCATGCATGCTTCGACAGTTTCAATTCATCCTTTGGTGATTGCTGGCTG GTGTGGCTTAACCACATCAGCGTTCAATATGCTTCCAGTGGGTTGCCTTGATGGTGGAAGAGCTGTACAG GGTGCGTTCGGAAGAAGTGCTCTGGTTGGATTTGGCTTGACAACTTACACATTGTTAGGCCTGGGAGTG ATTGGTGGACCTTTATCTCTTCCTTGGGGCATATATGTGCTAATATGTCAG AGGACTCCAGAAAAACCATGCTTAAATGATGTGACAGAGGTTGGAACGTGGAGGAAAGCATTTGTTGCAGTGAGCATTTTGCTTGTATTGTTAACCCTGTTTCCAGTATGGGATGAACTTGCAGAAGAACTGGGTATAGGTCTTGTAACAACATTCTGA
- the LOC123209806 gene encoding probable zinc metalloprotease EGY1, chloroplastic isoform X2, with protein sequence MGTLATSSFTLHSFPLNARTLKLFNFNNSSSLSYHYFPSKRLSYRTLNSRNSCRFRCFCSHNNDVEKREDSLSNDSGVKTVTPDEADEKKIDEFGSDNTPTSVSSRPPTRSPNGPDYNNFQVDSFKLMELLGPEKVDPADVKLIKGKLFGYSTFWVTKEEPFGDLGEGILFLGNLRGNRENVFAKLQRQLAEVTGEKYNLFMVEEPNSEGSDPRGGPRVSFGLLRKEVSEPGPTTLWQYVIAFLLFLLTIGSSVELGIASQINRLPAEVVKYFTDPNAVDPPDVELLYPFVETALPLAYGVLGVLLFHFKSILPDRSTKVDVSLAGPFAGAALSFSMFAVGLLLSSNPNAAGDLVQVPSSLFQGSLLLGLISRATLGYAAMHASTVSIHPLVIAGWCGLTTSAFNMLPVGCLDGGRAVQGAFGRSALVGFGLTTYTLLGLGVIGGPLSLPWGIYVLICQRTPEKPCLNDVTEVGTWRKAFVAVSILLVLLTLFPVWDELAEELGIGLVTTF encoded by the exons ATGGGAACTCTCGCCACTTCCTCTTTCACTCTGCATTCATTCCCTCTAAACGCTCGCACACTTAAGCTCTTTAACTTCAATaactcttcttctttatcttatCATTATTTCCCCAGCAAACGGCTTTCTTATAGGACTCTGAATTCTCGAAATAGTTGTAGGTTTAGGTGTTTTTGTTCACATAATAACGATGTAGAGAAGCGTGAGGATAGTTTATCCAATGATTCTGGTGTTAAAACGGTTACGCCTGATGAAGCAGATGAGAAAAAGATTGATGAATTTGGTTCTGACAACACACCCACTTCTGTTTCTTCAAGG CCACCGACTAGATCTCCAAATGGACCAGACTATAATAATTTCCAAGTTGATTCTTTCAAGCTAATGGAACTTTTGGGACCCGAAAAGGTTGACCCAGCTGATGTGAAGCTAATCAAGGGTAAACTTTTTGGTTATTCAACATTCTGGGTAACCAAAGAAGAACCATTTGGAGATCTTGGGGAGGGCATTCTTTTTCTTGGAAATTTAAGGGGAAATAGAGAAAATGTATTTGCAAAACTTCAAAGACAGCTTGCTGAGGTTACAGGTGAGAAATACAACTTATTTATGGTGGAGGAACCCAATTCCGAAGGGTCAGATCCACGTGGTGGACCTCGTGTTAGCTTTGGCTTGCTGCGGAAAGAGGTCTCTGAACCTGGGCCAACAACACTTTGGCAATATGTGATTGCTTTCTTGTTATTCCTTTTGACCATTGGTTCCTCTGTGGAGTTAGGAATTGCATCTCAG ATCAATAGACTTCCTGCAGAGGTAGTGAAATACTTCACTGATCCAAATGCTGTTGATCCACCTGATGTGGAGCTTCTATACCCTTTTGTAGAGACTGCTTTGCCCCTAGCATATGGTGTCTTGGGGGTTTTGCTATTTCAC TTCAAATCCATCCTTCCTGATCGTAGTACAAAAGTTGACGTTTCACTTGCGGGTCCATTTGCTGGTGCTGCATTGTCTTTTTCAATGTTTGCTGTTGGCCTTTTGCTGTCATCAAATCCAAATGCTGCAGGAGACTTGGTGCAGGTTCCGAGCTCACTGTTTCAAGGATCTTTGCTCCTAGGTCTCATCAGTAGAGCTACTCTTGGTTATGC AGCCATGCATGCTTCGACAGTTTCAATTCATCCTTTGGTGATTGCTGGCTG GTGTGGCTTAACCACATCAGCGTTCAATATGCTTCCAGTGGGTTGCCTTGATGGTGGAAGAGCTGTACAG GGTGCGTTCGGAAGAAGTGCTCTGGTTGGATTTGGCTTGACAACTTACACATTGTTAGGCCTGGGAGTG ATTGGTGGACCTTTATCTCTTCCTTGGGGCATATATGTGCTAATATGTCAG AGGACTCCAGAAAAACCATGCTTAAATGATGTGACAGAGGTTGGAACGTGGAGGAAAGCATTTGTTGCAGTGAGCATTTTGCTTGTATTGTTAACCCTGTTTCCAGTATGGGATGAACTTGCAGAAGAACTGGGTATAGGTCTTGTAACAACATTCTGA
- the LOC123208777 gene encoding ubiquitin-conjugating enzyme E2 2-like, producing the protein MSTPAKKRLMRDFKRLQQDPPAGISGAPQDNNIMLWNAVIFGPDDTPWDGGTFKLTLQFTEDYPNKPPTVRFVSRMFHPNIYADGSICLDILQNQWSPIYDVAAILTSIQSLLCDPNPNSPANSEAARMFSENKREYNRRVREIVEQSWTAD; encoded by the exons ATGTCCACCCCTGCAAAGAAGAGGCTGATGCGGGACTTCAAGCGCCTCCAACAGGATCCACCCGCGGGTATTAGTGGCGCCCCTCAAGACAATAACATCATGCTCTGGAATGCTGTCATTTTTGG GCCTGATGATACACCGTGGGATGGAG GTACGTTCAAGCTGACTCTGCAATTTACTGAGGATTATCCAAATAAGCCTCCAACAGTTCGGTTTGTCTCACGGATGTTTCATCCAAATA TCTATGCAGATGGAAGTATTTGCttggatattttacaaaatCAATGGAGTCCCATATATGATGTTGCTGCTATTCTGACGTCTATCCAg TCACTGCTTTGTGATCCGAATCCAAACTCCCCTGCAAACTCAGAAGCAGCCCGCATGTTTAGTGAAAACAAGCGAGAATATAACAGAAGAGTGCGTGAGATAGTGGAGCAGAGCTGGACTGCTGACTAA
- the LOC123208774 gene encoding histone-lysine N-methyltransferase SUVR3, translating to MSLIKSATPRNCNRKTLNEEEESGLIQCAHLILPWLTPSELANTSLTCKTLFHFSKTVVGSRCLDASRSFENLPVPFHNTLDKTPYAYFLYTPSQIISSSPSHSPQRQFWGSTFHTKLKPGSLSQRGPISVVADSADFSVGLSRRCEKPGGDCVDAAAELGESDCGCECEKCLEVGDENGVFGCPCSYGVEEVGIASECGPSCRCGLECENRVSQRGIRVRLKIVRVSKKGWGLFADQFIPRGQFICEYAGELLTTKEARRRQKIYDEHASRYGISSALLVVREHLPSGKACLRMNIDATRVGNVARFINHSCDGGNLSTVLVRRSGALLPRLCFFASKVIQEGEELTFSYGEIRLRSEGLPCFCGSSCCFGILPSENT from the exons ATGTCATTAATCAAGTCGGCCACGCCAAGAAACTGCAATCGTAAAACCctcaatgaagaagaagagagtgGTTTAATCCAATGTGCTCATCTGATTCTTCCATGGCTTACCCCCTCCGAACTGGCCAATACCTCCCTCACATGCAAAACCCTCTTTCACTTCTCCAAAACCGTTGTTGGATCCCGTTGTCTCGACGCTTCCAGATCCTTCGAGAACCTTCCCGTCCCGTTTCACAACACTCTCGATAAAACTCCCTATGCCTACTTCCTTTACACCCCCTCCCAAatcatttcttcttctccctcTCATTCTCCGCAACGCCAGTTTTGGGGGTCTACTTTTCATACTAAACTTAAACCTGGTTCCCTGAGTCAACGCGGTCCGATTTCGGTGGTCGCGGATTCGGCCGATTTTTCTGTGGGACTGAGTCGACGATGTGAGAAACCAGGTGGGGATTGTGTTGATGCGGCGGCTGAGTTGGGGGAAAGTGATTGTGGGTGCGAGTGTGAGAAGTGTTTGGAGGTGGGAGATGAGAATGGAGTGTTTGGGTGTCCATGTTCCTACGGAGTGGAGGAAGTGGGAATTGCGAGTGAGTGTGGGCCGAGTTGCCGTTGCGGGTTGGAGTGTGAGAACCGGGTGAGTCAGAGAGGAATAAGAGTTCGGTTGAAGATAGTTAGGGTTTCGAAAAAAGGGTGGGGTTTGTTTGCTGATCAATTCATACCTCGAGGCCAATTTATTTGCGAGTATGCAG GTGAGCTGTTAACAACGAAGGAAGCAAGAAGACGACAAAAAATCTACGATGAACATGCATCACGTTATGGGATATCTTCTGCTCTCTTAGTTGTGAGGGAGCATCTTCCATCTGGTAAGGCATGTCTGAGGATGAATATTGATGCCACAAGAGTCGGAAATGTTGCAAGATTCATCAACCATTCTTGTGATGGTGGTAACCTGTCAACAGTACTGGTGAGACGCTCAGGAGCTTTGCTACCACGTCTTTGTTTCTTTGCCTCCAAAGTCATACAAGAAGGGGAAGAACTCACCTTTAGTTATGGAGAAATCAGACTCAGGTCAGAGGGCTTACCATGTTTCTGCGGCAGCTCTTGCTGTTTTGGGATTTTACCATCGGAAAATACTTGA